The genomic DNA ACCATTCATGTCCAAATATAGGTTGTCTAGCTCACCGTTTGGGTTGGGGCCCGCGTAATCAATAGGCAGAGCGACGCCATCCTCAATCTGCGGCGTGTCCTCTAAAACAGGAGATATAATTTTCGGATACTTTCTCGAAAGCCACCTGAAAAAGGACGGAACACCCATTGCCAGACGTCTTTTCTGGCTTGATGCTTAGAGATGTCTATGTAGTGTTCTCCATAGCttttctaaaattttcaacgTCTGCGAAACTTTATTACACAGTCAGTACACACGAGAGCcaagacaagaaagacCCTGTTCTAAAGATTTGGAACTTAAGGAAatgaatttttgaagtgcgGGCTCGTCGATGGGGAACACTGGCGGAGTGGGTGCCGGCGTCCAATGTCGTGCAATTCGTTTGCACCTGCGCAGACGGGCGACCTCTAATATGTCCCGTAGATAGCGACAGGTTTGAATGGTGGGCCAGAGGCCAAGAGGAAGGCACGGCTGAACGAGATGAACGAGCGAGCCGCTTAACGAGTAAGGCTACTTAAGACAACAGTGAAGCTGCCATTATGTCTGAACATAATGATCGAGACTTTGCCGAGTAATAAACGAGCCTCATTGTGATGGTGCCTAGCGCGCGGTAGGGCTCTGGCGCTCGTTTAAAATGTAATATCGAAGCGTCCCCTCGCATCATCTCGCGGGCTTAACGATGCGCTATAAGTATCGGGACGGCAGCGGCGGATGGCCAAAAGCGCGTGGCGGCGTGCTGCAGCGCTTGGCAGAGCGCGCAATGATCgaaaaagtttggaaagTTAAGTCTATTGATGTCTAAAAAGTGAAGGAGGGCACGGTGTGTATGTGTGCTGGCCCAGGCAGTGGAATATGCGGACTGTGGTTCATGCTTCCTCCTTGTTGGCCCGCCAAGAATCgttgtcgttgtcgttgtcgtcCTCGAGCGAGTCGGTGGCGTTCTCGGCGCCGTCCTTGGCAACGGCCTTGCGCACGTTCTGGATGGGGATGCTGGTGGTGCGGCCCTTGAACACGAAGCCCGGGTGGAACACAGTCAGCAGCGTGGTGGCCAGCGACATCATCAGGGCGTCCAGGATGATGAAGTAGATCTCGTGGGTGATCAGGTTGCCGCTCCAGCCCTCGGCCAGCTCGATGACTCTGTAGATGCAACggacgaagatgagcaGGGAAGCGGCGGTGAGGATCCAGGGGAAGTACGTGAAAACCCAGCGCTTGGGGTGCAGCCGCAGGAACTCGAACTTGGGGCGGTACATGTAGTCGATCTCCTCCTGCGAGACGTGGaacagcgacagcgacgcGCGCTTCGCGCCCGTGTGCCGCTTGCGCGTCACGACGAAGATCTGGTACACCAGGTGGAACCACAGCATCAGGAACACGGACATGGACGCGACCTGGAACGCCAGGCCGGCCACGAACACGTGATCTCCATTGGCGGGGTCTTTCTCGTCCGCGGCCGCGGACCCGGCCATCCCGCCGCCCACGGCCTGCACGATCAGCGAGATGATGTCGCACCCCATGAAGATGTACGAGTACAGCATGGGGTTCTTGATGAGCGCGAACTGGTGGCCGAACACCTCGATCAGCTTGGCCAGCTGGTAGTAGATGCCGGCCATCGTGAACACGGGCGCGATGGTCAGCGTGATGAACTGCAGCAGGAACGTGTCCACGTTGTACACGTCGAAGTGgccgctggcgcggccCGCGTACCCGAGCACTTCCAGGATGCACGTGAACGTGAACGACACCAGGAACCACCACTGCTTGGTCCAGATCCCGATCCCGACCTGCATGATGAGGAGCAGCCCGAAGATCACGGCCATGCATACGTTAAAAGCGAGGTTCGGGACCATCCCGCTGTAGTTGCTGTATTCTGTGGAGGAGG from Lachancea thermotolerans CBS 6340 chromosome F complete sequence includes the following:
- the RSB1 gene encoding phospholipid-translocating ATPase RSB1 (similar to uniprot|Q08417 Saccharomyces cerevisiae YOR049C RSB1 Suppressor of sphingoid long chain base (LCB) sensitivity of an LCB-lyase mutation putative integral membrane transporter or flippase that may transport LCBs from the cytoplasmic side toward the extracytoplasmic side of the membrane), which codes for MLATPVLRAASASAASAASAASSAALSAALSSASSTEYSNYSGMVPNLAFNVCMAVIFGLLLIMQVGIGIWTKQWWFLVSFTFTCILEVLGYAGRASGHFDVYNVDTFLLQFITLTIAPVFTMAGIYYQLAKLIEVFGHQFALIKNPMLYSYIFMGCDIISLIVQAVGGGMAGSAAADEKDPANGDHVFVAGLAFQVASMSVFLMLWFHLVYQIFVVTRKRHTGAKRASLSLFHVSQEEIDYMYRPKFEFLRLHPKRWVFTYFPWILTAASLLIFVRCIYRVIELAEGWSGNLITHEIYFIILDALMMSLATTLLTVFHPGFVFKGRTTSIPIQNVRKAVAKDGAENATDSLEDDNDNDNDSWRANKEEA